The Lysobacter panacisoli genome includes a window with the following:
- a CDS encoding GAP family protein has product MTSVAIPVLGLAVVDAINPSALAVALWWLARPGATPRLLAYIAGIVSAYLPLGIALMLGAGAVAHRFGDSLDHPVVLSLQLAIGLALLGYAVFAPKAKAAADEHREPRVGGLLGMLLLGITVTVVELTTAMPYFAAIAVMTSAELSVAQWLPLLVVYNLIFIAPPLLLVALNAMFGRHLQGRFAHWRVRLQAGAREAGLWVMALAGVALAGDAVTRFMGERGERERAMQSIVAPATSSPPAQD; this is encoded by the coding sequence ATGACGAGTGTTGCGATTCCGGTCCTCGGCCTCGCCGTGGTCGACGCCATCAATCCCTCGGCGCTCGCGGTGGCGCTGTGGTGGCTCGCGCGTCCGGGTGCGACGCCACGGTTGCTCGCGTACATCGCCGGCATCGTGAGCGCATATCTCCCGCTCGGCATCGCGCTGATGCTGGGTGCGGGCGCAGTGGCGCACCGCTTCGGCGATTCGCTCGACCATCCCGTCGTGCTGTCGTTGCAGCTCGCTATCGGCTTGGCGCTGCTCGGTTACGCCGTGTTTGCGCCCAAGGCGAAAGCCGCAGCCGACGAACATCGCGAGCCGCGCGTAGGCGGGCTTCTCGGCATGCTGCTGCTGGGCATCACCGTGACCGTGGTGGAACTGACGACGGCGATGCCGTACTTCGCGGCGATCGCGGTGATGACCTCGGCGGAACTATCCGTCGCGCAATGGTTGCCGCTGCTCGTCGTCTACAACCTCATCTTCATCGCGCCGCCGTTGTTGCTGGTGGCGCTGAACGCAATGTTCGGACGACACCTGCAGGGCCGGTTCGCACACTGGCGCGTGCGCCTGCAGGCCGGCGCGCGTGAGGCGGGGCTGTGGGTGATGGCACTGGCTGGCGTCGCGCTGGCGGGCGATGCGGTCACACGCTTCATGGGCGAACGCGGCGAGCGCGAACGTGCCATGCAGTCGATTGTCGCGCCGGCTACGTCGTCTCCGCCAGCGCAAGACTGA
- a CDS encoding acetyl-CoA hydrolase/transferase C-terminal domain-containing protein: MNARPAPVLLDSLDAAVDLLLSRIRGPLHVGAPLGLGKPHRLLNALYARVENDPSKPLHLYTALSLDPPGGGKGLEGRFVKPFAERHFGKDFPRLAYVQALKRNALPAHIEIEEFYLQSGAMLDSIPVQRRYASLNYTHVARALADRGVNAIVQRVARSPDGRRLSLSCNTDLTFDTVDALTERGLPRPLLIAEIDPELPWLDGSAAVDAEYFDAIVTPPGPHPKLFGLPRQPVNDIDYAIGFHASTLVVDGGTFQVGIGALADALCHALALRHTDNASYRAVLRALGSASADDPALAPFAQGLYGCSEMINEGFRRLVEVGVLRRRVVDDVSAMRRINAGAASAHDLAMLEEQGEFLHGAFYLGSPEFYEWLRNLAPDVRRGIGMKRVGEVNELYGGDEALERLQRRDARFFNTCMMATALGAAVSDALEDGRVVSGVGGQYNFVAMAHALPDARSVLLLRASREARGQVTSNVVWNYGHTTIPRHLRDTYISEYGIADIRGRSDEDCVIGMAAIADARFQQALLDSAKRSGKLRADFALPARAARNTPEVLAKALAPFRRNGALPDYPLGSDFTPVEQRLVKALSWLKANTATRGAKLRTVLRAFGSHPLDSEALQRMDLASPQGFGERLEARLLSLALAETT; the protein is encoded by the coding sequence ATGAACGCGCGCCCCGCCCCCGTCCTGCTCGATTCCCTCGACGCCGCCGTCGACCTGCTGCTGTCGCGCATCCGCGGCCCGCTGCATGTCGGCGCGCCGCTCGGCCTGGGCAAGCCGCACCGGCTGCTCAATGCGCTGTACGCGCGCGTCGAGAACGATCCGTCGAAGCCGCTGCATCTCTACACCGCGTTGTCGCTGGATCCGCCGGGCGGCGGCAAGGGACTGGAAGGACGCTTCGTCAAGCCGTTCGCGGAGCGGCACTTCGGCAAGGACTTCCCGCGCCTGGCCTACGTGCAGGCGCTCAAGCGCAACGCCTTGCCGGCGCACATCGAGATCGAAGAGTTCTACCTGCAGTCGGGCGCGATGCTCGACTCGATCCCGGTACAGCGCCGCTATGCCAGTCTCAACTACACGCACGTCGCGCGCGCTCTGGCCGACCGCGGGGTCAACGCCATCGTGCAGCGCGTCGCGCGTTCGCCCGACGGCCGACGTTTGTCGTTGTCGTGCAACACCGACCTCACGTTCGACACCGTCGATGCGCTCACCGAGCGCGGACTGCCGCGTCCGCTGCTGATCGCCGAAATCGATCCGGAACTGCCCTGGCTCGACGGCAGCGCCGCGGTGGACGCGGAGTACTTCGACGCGATCGTGACGCCGCCGGGCCCTCACCCGAAACTGTTCGGTCTGCCGCGACAGCCGGTCAACGACATCGACTACGCGATCGGCTTCCACGCCAGCACGCTGGTCGTCGACGGTGGTACGTTCCAGGTCGGCATCGGCGCGCTCGCGGACGCGTTGTGCCATGCGCTGGCACTGCGCCACACGGACAACGCCAGTTACCGCGCGGTGCTGCGCGCACTCGGCTCGGCATCGGCGGACGATCCGGCGCTGGCGCCGTTCGCGCAGGGGCTGTACGGCTGCAGCGAGATGATCAACGAAGGCTTCCGCCGGCTGGTGGAGGTGGGCGTGCTGCGCCGCCGTGTCGTCGACGACGTGTCGGCGATGCGCCGCATCAACGCCGGTGCCGCCAGCGCGCACGACCTGGCCATGCTGGAGGAACAGGGCGAGTTCCTGCACGGCGCCTTCTATCTCGGCTCGCCCGAGTTCTACGAATGGCTGCGCAACCTCGCACCGGACGTGCGCCGCGGCATCGGCATGAAGCGCGTCGGCGAAGTGAACGAACTCTACGGCGGCGACGAGGCACTGGAACGACTGCAACGTCGCGACGCACGTTTCTTCAACACCTGCATGATGGCGACCGCGCTCGGCGCGGCGGTGTCGGATGCGCTCGAGGACGGTCGCGTCGTATCCGGCGTCGGCGGGCAGTACAACTTCGTGGCGATGGCGCACGCATTGCCCGACGCACGTTCCGTTCTTCTCCTGCGCGCGAGTCGCGAGGCGCGCGGCCAGGTGACGTCGAACGTGGTGTGGAACTACGGCCACACCACCATCCCGCGGCACCTGCGCGACACCTACATCAGCGAGTACGGAATCGCCGACATCCGCGGCCGCAGCGACGAGGACTGCGTGATCGGCATGGCGGCCATCGCCGATGCGCGTTTCCAGCAGGCGCTGCTCGACAGCGCGAAGCGCTCGGGCAAGCTGCGGGCGGATTTCGCCCTGCCCGCGCGCGCGGCGCGCAATACGCCTGAAGTCCTGGCGAAGGCGCTGGCACCGTTCCGCCGCAATGGTGCACTGCCCGACTATCCGCTCGGCAGCGATTTCACGCCGGTGGAGCAGCGACTGGTCAAGGCGCTGTCGTGGTTGAAGGCAAACACCGCGACGCGCGGCGCCAAGCTGCGCACCGTCCTGCGCGCATTCGGCTCGCATCCGCTCGACAGCGAGGCGCTGCAGCGCATGGACCTCGCATCGCCGCAGGGATTCGGCGAACGGCTGGAGGCGCGGCTGCTCAGTCTTGCGCTGGCGGAGACGACGTAG
- a CDS encoding YeeE/YedE family protein, producing the protein MNRIVHGAIAGALFGLGLAISGMTTPDKVLNFLDIAGSWDPSLALVMGAALVVSIPGFAWLRRRGRTLGGDALPSPPSDAIDFRLLLGSALFGIGWGLAGYCPGPALASLAHGWSEAVVFVVAMLAGSQLVRIVNRGRR; encoded by the coding sequence ATGAACCGGATCGTGCACGGCGCCATCGCGGGCGCGCTGTTCGGCCTTGGCCTCGCCATCTCGGGCATGACCACGCCCGACAAGGTGCTCAACTTCCTCGACATCGCCGGATCGTGGGATCCCTCGCTCGCGCTGGTGATGGGCGCGGCACTGGTAGTGTCGATTCCCGGCTTCGCGTGGTTGCGACGACGCGGCCGCACGCTTGGCGGCGATGCCCTGCCCTCGCCGCCGTCTGACGCAATCGACTTTCGCCTGTTGCTCGGCAGCGCGCTGTTCGGCATCGGCTGGGGATTGGCGGGCTATTGCCCCGGTCCCGCGCTCGCCAGCCTCGCGCACGGCTGGTCGGAAGCGGTTGTATTCGTCGTGGCGATGCTGGCAGGCTCGCAGCTCGTCCGCATCGTCAATCGGGGTCGTCGATGA
- a CDS encoding YeeE/YedE family protein, whose translation MPTGFTPVSALIGGALIGLAATWLLATIGRIAGISGILNRAVDTREERGWRLAFLIAMIVAAGAWFALWGASPRSGFPWLALTIAGVLVGAGTRLGNGCTSGHGICGLARLSRRSLWAVLVFMGAGIVTVYVVRHIAGGFA comes from the coding sequence ATGCCTACCGGATTCACTCCCGTTTCCGCACTGATCGGCGGCGCGCTGATCGGCCTCGCCGCGACGTGGCTGCTCGCCACGATCGGCCGCATCGCCGGTATCAGCGGCATCCTCAACCGCGCCGTCGATACGCGCGAGGAGCGCGGCTGGCGACTGGCCTTCCTGATCGCGATGATCGTCGCCGCAGGTGCGTGGTTCGCGCTGTGGGGCGCATCGCCGCGCAGCGGCTTTCCGTGGCTCGCATTGACCATCGCCGGCGTACTGGTCGGCGCGGGAACGCGACTGGGCAACGGCTGCACCAGCGGACACGGCATCTGCGGACTCGCGCGCCTTTCGCGGCGCTCGTTGTGGGCGGTGCTGGTGTTCATGGGCGCGGGGATCGTCACCGTGTACGTGGTGCGCCACATCGCCGGTGGCTTCGCATGA
- a CDS encoding MBL fold metallo-hydrolase, translating to MQPEVHPFFHADSNTWSYVVRDPAGNAAAVIDPVLDFDAKSARTSTRSAQALVDFVREHGLDVHWIIETHAHADHLSAGHWLKSQWPRATLAIGEGIREVQKAFVPIFNLGEHFPVDGSQFDRLFADGDTFRVGAIEARVIAVPGHTSDSCAYAVGDALFTGDSLFMPDSGTARCDFPGGSARTLYRSIHRLFGLLPDATRVFVCHDYGPNGRAVACETTLGAQKRENIHVRDGVGEDDYVALREARDATLAMPALILPAVQTNIRAGALPAPEDNGVRYLKLPIDRL from the coding sequence ATGCAACCCGAGGTCCATCCCTTCTTCCACGCCGACAGCAACACCTGGAGCTACGTCGTGCGCGATCCTGCGGGCAACGCCGCGGCGGTGATCGACCCGGTGCTCGACTTCGATGCGAAGTCCGCGCGTACGTCCACGCGCTCAGCGCAGGCGCTGGTCGACTTCGTCCGCGAGCACGGCCTCGATGTGCACTGGATCATCGAAACACACGCGCATGCCGACCACCTCAGCGCGGGCCACTGGCTCAAGTCGCAATGGCCGCGCGCCACGCTCGCGATCGGCGAAGGCATCCGCGAGGTGCAGAAGGCGTTCGTGCCGATCTTCAACCTCGGCGAACACTTTCCCGTCGATGGCTCGCAGTTCGATCGACTGTTCGCCGACGGCGACACGTTCCGCGTCGGTGCGATCGAAGCGCGCGTGATCGCCGTGCCCGGCCACACCAGCGACAGCTGTGCGTATGCCGTCGGCGATGCGCTCTTCACCGGCGATTCGCTGTTCATGCCCGACAGCGGCACCGCGCGCTGCGATTTCCCCGGCGGCAGCGCGCGCACGCTGTACCGCTCGATCCACCGCCTGTTCGGACTGCTGCCCGACGCAACGCGTGTGTTCGTCTGCCACGACTACGGCCCGAACGGGCGTGCCGTCGCCTGCGAGACCACGCTCGGCGCGCAGAAGCGCGAGAACATCCATGTGCGCGATGGCGTTGGCGAGGACGACTACGTCGCGCTGCGCGAAGCGCGCGATGCGACGCTGGCGATGCCCGCACTGATCCTGCCCGCCGTGCAGACCAACATCCGCGCCGGTGCGCTGCCTGCGCCGGAGGACAACGGCGTGCGCTACCTGAAACTTCCCATCGATCGACTGTAA
- a CDS encoding ArsR/SmtB family transcription factor yields the protein MQAHAGEAATLLRTLANEQRLLLLCHLVDGEQGVSALLSRVELSQSALSQHLAVLREAGLVQARREAQQVFYSLVPGPAQQVMATLHSIYCGDDA from the coding sequence ATGCAGGCGCACGCGGGCGAGGCCGCGACGCTGCTGCGCACGCTCGCCAACGAACAGCGTCTGCTGTTGCTGTGCCATCTGGTGGACGGCGAGCAGGGCGTAAGCGCGCTGCTGTCGCGCGTGGAACTTTCGCAATCCGCGCTCTCGCAGCATCTGGCGGTGCTGCGTGAAGCCGGTCTCGTGCAGGCCCGGCGCGAGGCACAGCAGGTGTTCTATTCGCTGGTGCCCGGACCCGCGCAGCAGGTCATGGCCACGCTGCATTCGATCTACTGCGGAGACGACGCATGA
- a CDS encoding beta-lactamase hydrolase domain-containing protein: MNRHAFLACTTVVALAFLPSFSTASPPTSSMPATTMHDAIPNLREPRANLLTGGQPDASAWQVLATQGVTTVINLRPDAELGGRDEAAEVAAAGMAYVSIPVAGAGEITPANARALSDAIAKASGRVLVHCASGNRVGALLALGAAQEGADAQAALEFGKDAGLTGAEPRVRELLGLPPAP; encoded by the coding sequence ATGAACCGCCACGCTTTCCTCGCTTGCACGACTGTCGTCGCGCTCGCCTTCCTGCCTTCGTTCTCGACGGCTTCGCCGCCGACATCTTCGATGCCCGCCACGACCATGCACGACGCCATCCCGAACCTGCGCGAACCGCGCGCGAACCTGCTGACCGGCGGCCAGCCCGATGCATCCGCGTGGCAGGTGCTCGCGACCCAGGGTGTCACCACCGTCATCAATCTTCGTCCCGATGCGGAACTGGGCGGACGCGACGAAGCGGCGGAAGTCGCCGCGGCAGGCATGGCCTACGTGTCGATTCCCGTGGCCGGCGCGGGCGAAATCACGCCTGCGAACGCACGCGCGCTGTCGGATGCGATCGCGAAGGCGAGCGGTCGCGTGCTCGTGCATTGCGCGTCTGGCAATCGCGTCGGTGCATTGCTTGCGCTCGGCGCAGCACAGGAGGGCGCCGATGCGCAGGCGGCGCTGGAATTCGGCAAGGACGCCGGTCTCACCGGCGCCGAACCGCGCGTGCGCGAACTGCTGGGATTGCCGCCCGCGCCGTGA
- a CDS encoding S1/P1 nuclease, producing the protein MTRLLCIVLILTLAVPGDAFAWGRLGHRLVAALAWDDLTPQARAQIAKLLEGEADPTLPGIASWADELRDKDPQLGKKTSKWHYVNIAEDGCEYEQAKHCANGDCVVEAIRAQTAILADTTRTKAERLQALKFVVHFVGDVHQPLHAGYARDKGGNDVQVNFDGRGSNLHSLWDSGMLNAANLDEANWLQRLRAMPLAVAMARDPLPPASVEWAEDSCRIATRPGLYPAGAKIGDDYVQSWRPVAEVQLRRGGAQLAATLNAALAR; encoded by the coding sequence ATGACCCGTCTCCTTTGCATTGTTCTGATCCTCACCCTCGCCGTTCCGGGCGACGCCTTTGCATGGGGCCGCCTCGGCCACCGCCTCGTCGCCGCGCTCGCGTGGGACGACCTCACGCCGCAGGCACGCGCGCAGATCGCGAAGCTGCTGGAAGGCGAAGCCGATCCCACGCTGCCGGGCATCGCCAGCTGGGCCGACGAACTGCGCGACAAGGATCCGCAGCTCGGCAAGAAGACCAGCAAGTGGCATTACGTGAACATCGCCGAGGACGGCTGCGAGTACGAGCAGGCGAAGCACTGCGCCAACGGCGACTGCGTGGTCGAGGCGATCCGCGCGCAGACCGCGATCCTCGCCGACACGACGCGCACGAAGGCCGAACGCCTGCAGGCGCTGAAGTTCGTCGTGCATTTCGTCGGCGACGTGCACCAGCCGCTGCACGCGGGTTACGCGCGCGACAAGGGCGGCAACGACGTGCAGGTGAACTTCGACGGTCGCGGCAGCAACCTGCATTCGCTGTGGGACAGCGGCATGCTCAACGCCGCCAACCTCGACGAAGCGAACTGGTTGCAGCGTCTGCGCGCCATGCCGTTGGCAGTGGCGATGGCACGCGATCCGCTACCGCCGGCATCGGTGGAATGGGCCGAGGATTCGTGCCGTATCGCGACGCGTCCCGGCCTGTATCCGGCGGGCGCGAAGATCGGCGACGACTATGTGCAGTCCTGGCGCCCCGTCGCCGAAGTGCAGCTGCGCCGCGGCGGCGCTCAGCTGGCGGCGACGCTCAACGCCGCACTGGCGCGCTGA
- a CDS encoding OmpW/AlkL family protein → MQKTLLTCALALALGAAATPVFAQSAGDWTLGVGVHAVDPKSDNGSLLGGTAKVDVDTDVKPTLTFEYFVRDNLGVEVIAAWPFEHDISIHGLGKVGSTKQLPPTVSLQYHFNSKGKVSPFLGAGVNYTAFFSEDASGALEGANLKLDNSWGLAAHAGIDFAVGEKSAIRVDARWIDIDTDVKLNGADIGTVNIDPIVYGAAYVMKF, encoded by the coding sequence ATGCAAAAGACCCTGCTCACCTGCGCCCTGGCCCTGGCCCTTGGCGCCGCCGCCACGCCCGTGTTCGCCCAGTCCGCCGGCGACTGGACCCTCGGCGTCGGCGTCCACGCCGTCGATCCGAAGTCCGACAACGGCAGCCTGCTCGGCGGCACGGCCAAGGTTGATGTCGACACCGACGTGAAGCCGACCCTGACGTTCGAGTACTTCGTGCGCGACAACCTGGGCGTCGAAGTCATCGCCGCATGGCCGTTCGAGCACGACATCTCGATCCACGGCCTGGGCAAGGTGGGCAGCACCAAGCAGCTGCCGCCGACCGTGTCGCTGCAGTATCACTTCAACAGCAAGGGCAAGGTCTCGCCGTTCCTCGGCGCCGGCGTGAACTACACGGCCTTCTTCAGCGAAGACGCCAGCGGCGCGCTCGAGGGCGCGAACCTCAAGCTCGACAACTCGTGGGGCCTGGCCGCGCACGCAGGCATCGATTTCGCCGTCGGCGAGAAGAGCGCGATCCGCGTCGATGCCCGCTGGATCGACATCGACACCGACGTGAAGCTGAACGGTGCGGACATCGGCACGGTCAACATCGACCCGATAGTGTACGGCGCCGCCTACGTCATGAAGTTCTGA
- the gap gene encoding type I glyceraldehyde-3-phosphate dehydrogenase, with amino-acid sequence MTIKVGINGFGRIGRNVLRSAVQNFAGEIEIVAINDLLEPDYLAYMLSYDSVHGRFKGDVKVEGNTLIVNGKKIRLTQERDPANLKWDEVGADVVIESTGLFLDKTTAQKHLDAGAKKVVLSAPSKDDTPMFVYGVNHAKYNGEAIVSNASCTTNCLAPLAKVLNDKWGIKRGLMTTVHAATATQKTVDGPSNKDWRGGRGILENIIPSSTGAAKAVGVVIPELNKKLTGMAFRVPTSDVSVVDLTVELEKSATYAEICAEMKAQSEGALKGILGYTEDKVVATDFRGDVRTSIFDAEAGIALDGTFVKLVSWYDNEWGYSNKCLEMVKVVAAK; translated from the coding sequence ATGACCATCAAGGTTGGTATCAACGGCTTTGGCCGCATCGGGCGCAACGTGCTGCGCTCGGCCGTGCAGAACTTCGCTGGCGAGATCGAAATCGTCGCCATCAACGACCTGCTGGAGCCGGATTACCTGGCCTACATGCTGAGCTACGACTCCGTGCACGGTCGCTTCAAGGGCGACGTGAAGGTCGAAGGCAACACGTTGATCGTCAACGGCAAGAAGATCCGCCTGACCCAGGAACGCGATCCGGCCAACCTGAAGTGGGACGAAGTCGGCGCCGACGTCGTCATCGAATCCACCGGCCTGTTCCTCGACAAGACCACCGCGCAGAAGCACCTCGATGCGGGCGCGAAGAAGGTCGTGCTGTCGGCGCCGTCGAAGGACGACACGCCGATGTTCGTCTACGGCGTGAACCACGCCAAGTACAACGGCGAGGCGATCGTCTCCAACGCGTCGTGCACCACCAACTGCCTGGCGCCGCTCGCCAAGGTCCTGAACGACAAGTGGGGCATCAAGCGCGGCCTGATGACCACCGTGCACGCAGCCACCGCGACGCAGAAGACCGTCGATGGTCCGTCCAACAAGGACTGGCGCGGCGGCCGCGGCATCCTCGAGAACATCATTCCGTCCAGCACCGGTGCGGCGAAGGCCGTCGGCGTGGTGATCCCGGAACTCAACAAGAAGCTCACCGGCATGGCGTTCCGCGTGCCGACCTCCGACGTGTCGGTGGTCGACCTGACCGTCGAGCTGGAGAAGTCCGCCACCTACGCCGAGATCTGCGCGGAGATGAAGGCGCAGTCGGAAGGCGCGCTGAAGGGCATCCTCGGCTACACCGAAGACAAGGTCGTCGCGACCGATTTCCGCGGCGACGTGCGCACGTCGATCTTCGACGCCGAAGCCGGCATCGCGCTCGACGGCACTTTCGTCAAGCTGGTCAGCTGGTACGACAACGAGTGGGGCTACTCCAACAAGTGCCTCGAGATGGTCAAGGTCGTCGCCGCCAAGTAA
- a CDS encoding group III truncated hemoglobin, whose amino-acid sequence MNDTRESDGLTEQHLATLVDRFYEKVRADPELGPVFNAAIDDWPEHQRMLTAFWSSVALGTRSYRGNPMSAHRPHPIRVEHFDRWLSLWRATAAEVLPVEHVDRVCGYAEKIGYSLRYGLGLMDKAGARPLGLPMA is encoded by the coding sequence ATGAACGACACGCGCGAATCCGACGGACTCACCGAGCAGCACCTGGCGACGCTGGTCGATCGCTTCTACGAGAAGGTCCGCGCCGATCCCGAACTCGGTCCCGTCTTCAACGCCGCCATCGACGACTGGCCCGAGCACCAGCGGATGCTCACCGCGTTCTGGTCGTCGGTCGCGCTCGGCACGCGCAGTTATCGTGGCAATCCGATGTCGGCGCATCGCCCGCATCCGATCCGGGTCGAACACTTCGATCGCTGGCTGTCGCTGTGGCGCGCAACCGCCGCGGAAGTACTGCCGGTCGAACACGTGGATCGCGTGTGCGGCTATGCGGAGAAGATCGGCTACAGCCTGCGTTACGGCCTGGGCCTGATGGACAAGGCGGGTGCGCGGCCGCTCGGACTGCCGATGGCGTGA